The Bdellovibrio sp. GT3 genome contains the following window.
CGGGGAAAGCCTGGAATTGGGATTTCAAAAGAATACGCTGAAGGATTTTGAGTCGACCCAAACTCAAATGGCCGGACTTCGTGTGGTCAAAGGTGCAAGCCAGGGTTACGCTTACACCGAGAACCTGTCCTTGGAAGCACTGCTGCGTACTTATGCGGAAGCTTTGAATAATGCCAAGACCGTACAAAGCACGGAGAGTTTCGAAATTCCGATGATGAAGCCACAGACTTTTAAAGCTTTGAATCTTTTTAATCCCGAAGAAATCGACATGGAAAAAAAGATGGAAGTCGCAAGGGATCTGGAAGCCAAGTGTCTGGCGTTGGACGCGCGCGTTCAAACGGTACCTTATTCCGGGTTTTCACAAGGGTCCTCTTTTTCGCGCATTTTGAATTCAGAAGGCATCGATCAGGAGTTCAAACAGAACTATTATACTGGCAGTGCTGCACCTTTGGTTAAAGAGGGTGAGATTTCAAAAATGGGTGGCGAAGGATTTTTCGTCCGTTCTTTTTCAGAGATCAATATCGATGAAGTGGCTCGCGAAGGCGTTAACAACGCCGTTAAATATCTGGGGGCCACTAAGCTGAAAACGGGGAACTATCCCGTAGTTTTGGATCGCAAAGTTTTCCCGACAGTGCTGGCAATGCTTTTGTCCTATCTTTCGGCCAAGGAAGTTCACGAGAACAAA
Protein-coding sequences here:
- a CDS encoding TldD/PmbA family protein; this translates as MDTIKDNFEKIVTQAKQDGVKVEMLISGGESLELGFQKNTLKDFESTQTQMAGLRVVKGASQGYAYTENLSLEALLRTYAEALNNAKTVQSTESFEIPMMKPQTFKALNLFNPEEIDMEKKMEVARDLEAKCLALDARVQTVPYSGFSQGSSFSRILNSEGIDQEFKQNYYTGSAAPLVKEGEISKMGGEGFFVRSFSEINIDEVAREGVNNAVKYLGATKLKTGNYPVVLDRKVFPTVLAMLLSYLSAKEVHENKSLLKGKIGQKVASDKFTLLDDPFELHGSAVRPFDAEGAPSQKTVLFENGVLKNFLTNLEYAKRMNLPHTAHAARGPSSPMGIGPTNLVVAKGGKSQAQLLGQFPGQTVHITKFTGGLHAGFKDSTGDLSMPAEGFLYENGRCLGPVDQFVVSGNVLDVLRDIIEVGDTYSKPGRSLIAPDVLIKSMSFAGG